The genomic DNA CGAAGCTATTAGTTTCCACATTATAGGTCTCGGTTCGGTATGATTCCAAGCCTACCTCAACAGGAACTAGGGCCTCGGTGCCATAGGCCATTCTAAAAGGAGTTTCTCTCGTTGATGTCTGGGGGGTGGTTCGGTAGGCCCATAAGATCCAAGGGAGTTCTTCCGCCCACGTTCCTTTTGCCTCGCCCAGCCTCTTTTTGATTCCCCGAAATATCACTTTGTTCGCCGCCTCGATTGCCCCATTTCCTTCCGGGTGGGCGACTGAGCTAAATTTCTGTTCAATTCCGAAATGGTGCAGAAACTTGCGGAATTTGTTTCCAATAAACTGAGTTCCATTATCTGAGATGCAAGTTTTTGGAATGCCAAACCGGAGAATGACTTGTTCCAGGAAGAACGTTTTAGCGGTTTCTTCGGTTATGGTTGACAGAGGACGGGCTTCGACCCATTTGGTCATGTAGTCGATGGCGATTATGCATTATTTTGCTTGCTTCGTGCTAGTGGGAAGTATGCCAACTATATCCACGGCCCATACGGCGAATGGAATTGGGCTTAGTACAGAGGTCATTTCTTCTGGAGGCTGTTTCGGGACAGTGGCGAACAGCTGGCATTGTACACATCTTTTTGCATAGTCGATGGCGTCTGCCCTCAGAGTGGGCCAGAAGAATCCCTGTTGGAGAATTTTAAGGGCGAGCGACCGACCAGCCAGGTGCTCGCCGCAAATTCCTTCGTGTACTGCCTCCAAAGCCTGTTGATGTTCTTCGTTGTTCAAATAGCGCAGAAGGGGTTGACTGACTGATCGGCGATACATCCGCCCATTGATTATAGTGTAGTTCGATGCTCTGTATTTAATTTTCAGCGCAACCTTTCGGTCGGGTGGTAGAATGCCTTTTTCCAGAAAGTTCCTGAGGGGGGTCATCCAGTTGCTTCCCTGGTGAATTTCAAGACATTCTTTCTTCTCGATCGAAGGCATCTTGGCTTCGGTCAGGTAAATAGAACCATTTAAGTTTCGTGTCTCGGCCGAAGCTAGCCTAGAAAGGGCATCTGCCCTAGAATTGTTCTCTCTGCCAATCTGActtagttcaaaggtttcaaatGATAAAGAAGCCTCGCGTACCTTGGCGGCATAGGCTTTGGTTCGGGTGTCCCTTTGCTTATATTCCCCTGTGAAGTATTTCACGACCAACATGGAGTCACTGAAGGCCCTTAGGTGCTTCGCCTCAAGGCTTCGGGCCAGCTTCATCCCTGCGAGGAGGGCCTCATATTTGGCCTCATTATTTGTCAAGGGGAAGTCGAACCTTATGGCTTGGCATATTTCAAATCCTTCGGGGCTGTAGAGGATCAAGCCGGCCCCACACTTTTTTCCGGCTACCGACCCATCTACAAAAAGCTTCCACTTTCCTGGGATCCGGATTAGTTGTTCATCAGGCGAAAGATCCTTCGGACCCGAGAATGTGCATTCAACCATGAAGTCGGCCAAAGCCTGGGCCTTAATTGCCGTTCGGGGAACGTATTCGAGATCAAATTCCCCGAGTTGGATGGACCATGCTACGACTCTCCCAGAGGCTTCGGGCCTAGTCAAAATCTTCTTCAGAGGTTGGCTGGTGACTTGGACCGTCCGGCCTTGGAAATAATATCGCAATTTTCGGGAGGCCATAACCAACCCATATGCAAATTTTTCGGCGTTGGGGTACCTTATCTCTGCGTCCTTGAGGACATGGGACACGTAGAACACAGGATGTTGATTACCTTCATAATTTTTCACAAGGACGGCCCCAGAGTTCTGTCGGACACAGCTAGATAAAGTTGAAGAGTTTCCTTCGGATCGGGGCTCATCAAGAGTGGTGCCTTCGTCAAATATTCTTTTACTTCTTCGAACGCCTTTTGGCATTCGGGCCCCCACTCAAAATTCTTTGACCCTTTGAGCACGGCGAAGAAAGGAAGTTCTTTTTCAGCTGACCGGGAAATGAAACGCCGAAGGGCGGCGAGCCGGCCTGTCAATTTCTGTATATCTCTGATGCATTTTGGAGGTTCCATATTGATAACTGCTTCGATCTTCTCCGGGTTCGCCTCTATTCCCCGGGCGCTGACCATGTACCCGAGAAACTTTCGACTAGAGACTCCGAAGGTACATTTGTTCGGATTGATCCTCATGTTGTTCTTTCGGAGAGTTTCGAAGCATTCCTTTAAATATTCGGCATGATCTCGGAATAGTGATTTTACTATCATATCATCCACGTATGCTTCCATGTTCCTCCCGATTTGCTCTTTAAAGACCTTGTTCACCATTCGCTGGAATGTGGCTCCAGCGTTCTTCAGTCCGAAGGGCATTTTAATGTAAGCATAAGTCCCCTTCGGAGTTATGAACGCTATCTTGGGCACATCCCTATCATTCATAGAAATTTGATGataactgtaacacccccagatccggggtcggggatccgggtcgtcacgagttccatttcccttaataacacccaatcttaataattactcaactactttgtactgtgaccccactataaacacacacaccacacgttatagtctcagagatgaacatccaaaaataaccacaagtcattttattccacaattatctgccaatacaccttaaaaggtttttctgaataaatttacatttctttgctattattacaattcataaatataaataaatctggtccatcaaaagttgaaagcctagcctattggtagttcctacctcagctacggcggcatcgaTGCTTCTAGAAatctgcggaacgtctcctaatcgcttgcgaatcgggagtttggttctgttcatcttttctatctgttgttgtgtgatgaaagaagaaagcaagggtgagcagcaagcccaccaaaataatatgtataatgattaacaatatatgagcctactcataatactcatgaaagtcttggtcaaaagaaatgaaccaagtttgatatcttaatgcgatgaagtcgcaaaatattcagtatatatacatatatacttttcaaaatattggaagtcctcttccatgcataatatacacaaactcccagtgtataactgtatataaaaaaatatcgttgcaaggtgatctcatatatctaaccttgtctcaacgtttttctgaaaatctttgtcattcataagacaattattaattagatataagtttaaaagatgaggttaccaaataccccaatatacttatatctttcccaatactacttgaactaccaccgttcaagttataatcagtttcaaaagttcatcacatagatgagactacaagacaagatttgaatagattcaatctttgaaatattattgaatgaaataaagttacgagatactttatttagtcccgatatatatatatccacatatatatatctctaaaacatttcctggaacctctgttatgtaaagtatgaacaaagtttgaaacatccaatgaattttggaaaggaaaagaattttggcataaaccagatatcttgctgatcaggcaaagatacccattagtaaccttttctactagtagatggacgaattccccactggtcatcaccctggccgcattaggacctatgctggactgccactcagccacttatgcatttgatggactcccattgagccacttacactatcatggacgcccactgagcccatgttgcttatgccgactcaatagatggacttacttcccgaacgttgggtaagtaatcaattcatttaccaaaacagcaacctcgttgcgaatataaaatacaccactgagccggattccccaggttttgagcgaatatttaaatcccctttgaaaggaagatcttaaatataaaaataagttttgggatccgctctaacttttaaaaatcattttgaagactcgaaaacatttttaagaatgtttggagtaatactgatttattaaactaaatcagtcccgatatgaaagaaatatctgaatattattatttaaataatattcccataagaataattgaggtagaagttggaaaacttatacttgaatgaataacaaataatcaaagatatacttatacgaaagtaatatctttatttgaataatcaaaaataagtttgattatcgacaccttattctttaatacaataaagaatattattaagtaataagcggagtcataatacctcgaatgaatactataaataatatttataaaataaaggagtcatacatcctcaaatgaatatccaagtaatattcaataataatataaactgagtcataagccctcaaatgaatattcaaataataaaataaactgagtcataagcccttgaatgaatattcaaataatattcaaataataaaataaactgagtcttaagccctcgaatgaatactcaaattaatattcaattaagtaaaataaaggtatcgaataaaccttattcgatccatagttttaaaaactatatccatatatatataaatatataaatatatatatataatatactcgggaacatcgactcccggtttagaaatatgttcaccttttatcccctatactaagggtatacgcaaatacttgcttatttctagcataggtattatgcaactataagcattgaaatcaacagatagataaccagattacgaaacagacatgcatatataccatatcagcatgctccaatatatcgcaaaatttgctaataacaatcatgcactatcacaagataatgcatatacatatatttacatcacaacaacagtatatcgggtagaaaacttgcctgagcgactgggggttacgaatggctcgggacgagtctggtaacctataaacaacaagtaagttggaattaaaccaaagtcacttgtaaatctatactttaactaacttagactctaacgctcgttttgcgctcactgattcgcttaagtcactcgggtaccctcggctccaccatttttaataatttaacctttacgagttttaaagcgattccttcgcgagtgtcttaccaactgcctaacacacttaccataaatgtttcatacattaattaaccctttttggtctttaacctatgtttcaaagtaaggcgaggggaaaagtttcgttcacgaaacgccgttacttgaaacggtcgtttctcctaaaccgtgcatcggaatcgaacgaactacatattaaaacgaagctcgtaacatgagctatctagacatggcagtggtcataatctagcagggggttctcgggtcctaatgttatgcacaaaaacagtctacagaaaatcggacgttacgacggctatgtttacgcgatttcccaaatttttaaaccattcaataccaaccacaaatcaaccccaattcaatcatacaaccaatatccatcctcatcacatcataacaaccccaaccaattcaatttaatcattcatacttatgcctaagcttaactttaatcatacttaagttcttttaatcaaaacaacaatatttaccaatccaacaacatcccaaaactcactaatctctacatacacaaccatcaagcctctcatgaactaaaatactcatattatgctcttaacattcaataacaaagcttggttaagagattatacctttcttgaagctttttaacacaacccaagagctttgaatgcctaaagaaccttgatccttgcttgtataaccttaatctttcataaaaattcaagaaaactaaagttatttcttgaaggttactattcaccatcttcttccttgatttatagaaaaagattggcttggaattagaagcttaaacttataggaagtatgtaactatccatggggaagcttagataattaccttgctaaatagtaagtggtggagcttggatcttcaaattttaagaaatgggccgagagctagcttgggaagaaagagatttttgtgttttgtttgatgaaaatgaaatgatttgcttggttggttgatttttgtgttgtttttggttaatgacttaattaaccttgattttgtgtggttataattcaaccacacttccttcccttctatgtcatgcttgtgtcaccttgcacatgtcataatgctcccacttgtccacaccttgtggtttgatgatgtcacaatccctggcttcttatacaagcttgtctcttggtcacttatttgttttacggttcgcttatctttcgttctcgtttatcgtttgagggatcatacccgggatcttattacttaggttcccttaacctttctcaatatattatattccttttatgatcctctcctataatcctttaatttcaatcctttttatcctgttaccttatactcaattctctccgtatcttgtggattttcgagaaaaatcaaagtgttcggaattggattctgacgatctttacatacacttatatacttcatagagtactaataatatcccagaatatccataacagaacccctacatagcgtggcatgaaaagttttctcgttcagcaaaaacactattcataagggtttcaaaatttctcaaaaattggggttattacagtctcccctccttaaaaggattccgtcccggaatcagatagaaacaaatggggatactttcttagcattacactttctaactctcgagtcaattttcccacattgtggttctaccaccaaactctgcctagtttgataatccttctcctaagcacttgttccttttcactctataacccttcctggttgctccatataggttacatcgggttgcatatctatgcgctcatatgcctctatttatctggcatctgaattacactcccttaacattgatacgtgaaacacgttacgacctgctacatgttcggggttagggctagctcataagctaacttcccaaacgtcttaatatatccaagggtccaacaaattgtagacttagctttcctttctttccgaacctcatcaatcctttccaagggatacctataacattactaggtcccctattttatactctttatcctttcgtgtcaaatcaacatacttatcatgtccatcttgggctactaccagccgtcctctgattagatctatcatatccttggtcctttggactactgcgggtccgagcatcttgcgctctacaacttcatcctaacataagggagatcgacattgtcttccctcaaggatctcataaggcgacatctcgataatgacatatgatctattgtcgtaagataactcaatccgaattaagtgatcattccaaattctttcaagtctattgcacagactctcgttattgcttttagcattagagcttctgcttctcaatacccattcttttccagttcgtaatctctactaccttccgttcataatattatactggttatacttttgctcgttagcgttctataaccttttaataaccacgtcaaccttagtatcacgaatgtgttcccattccgcatactaccaccactttattactcctttttcagttgtttctattttccaaaatttgatcaatcatatagaagtaaaggaatttgttgagagatcactatgatcatgaacacttgttatatcgcatagttagtacagaaggtggccaacctttagtacttgacaagcaattaaacaatagctggtatcctactcggcttctatcacacagatagatagtcattcggcaatacctccccttctggaagggttgttcttctcagcttacatgaaatgaaaagaagagaaaagaatgaattgaagagaattgtatattcataaaaaaaattttattgccataaaatatctggcttggaatctacctctgaactatagaggtttgtcatagaagaacaaaacatatatgtatttatatcaacatcaagtattatagcatcgcatttcacgtgcctaaatattttcgctatcccgtccatcattctatggacccacactcttccttgagcttatacataatcacctttgaaactccctcgacatcgaaaatcgaatctgggatctcattctatacatcatcgttactagaattctatgcttgcaccgcaaccttcctcgtataataatacgactctctattgataagaaagaataattattcactaggtagatactctacttaattagtctatcaatgataacttatacactaccacgacccgattagtggtactcaatctcaacacccattccaatacaactctcacggttgtaatcagctcattactcacagaatcattgctgccttactatggtccaccactgacctactgtagtcattcattttccatgaagtcttaatagctaaccatacggagtctatccatgtcgtatcaaatcattctaaggaggtaacataatcaccactcctgattcatgaagaacactcctgatcctgacatacatacatgacatgaagcaaataaaagtgcagaagagtttcaatcgaagcaacgatagcaggttaataccattcttaatcatacgccctaaatagaagaattaactcaagggttcatctagtcctttttgaaacatggttctggcttatctcaagataggaccttataagatagatagcccgttcatggcgattacacgaattaaacctttaccaactactattacggttgggtattgcacagtcatcaggaggaatgtcaatcttccaaaccataatataaccttcacagttttaaccatcatcactgtattcttttggcacaagcgcctataattattctcttacctttaaagtgtcggccacctctttagcctttcctgatagtaaaatttccttacagtcaatgtcattttaaccacctccaaatatattttctaccttatttcaatcacagcttatgtgaagatgttttccttaaaatctgatgagtaaaaaaaaaatcaccatttttccataagttattgcctcagtctttagaggttaatcactgtcatgactgacgctcaatcataattagaacatcttttattttaagtcctaattgccctgaacaatttcgaccattactggttcgatccatactttctcgtggtttagcacgtgccttacttggcaacattataattacgtcatatttccgttatcaacatttctattcttgagaattttgaatattacctttttccttgtaaaacctctaaggttatccttcaatcgttcctcctgtattccctagatacagggcatatcacaataccatttactaatactagaaccattgtctatattcttctgaaaaatttctccactgattcttaaaggttgttgttaccttaaccctttcccaatcatactgtcaaaactcatactatccctattaagggtgacatgccaacctttatgcagtcccctaggattcattttaagttaccaatgttctatccttaattccacctttaaaaggtacctgcatccttccatggataaatcaagtcatatatccttgatagattatcttattcatcattcccacctcgatagtctatacctaacttcataatagcatccttattcaaattgaggtcaatccatatggcctctagaagataacaatggtcatccgcttttctttcctgatttggtaatgataacatggatgttctggaagatattggtcatgttcaacgtgaacttcttcttaataattccttatttacttttgttgtttatctcaacagtcatctcaatgttgggatacctctcatacccggcgtctccctttctgagtatcgagccaccggtcttacatttcacattattgaaggtcacttccttcatccaattttcctactttcttactttcttgtctccttagtctatccgcgtcttattatttatccttcgaactatctaaaggtttccttgaatcctcccaacttaaaggggataaaatgtacataactcgtatgccttcaaccatcaactttaactcatggtaaatcaccctcatcctgacgattacatacttttctatgtctattgctacgagtctttagggtttcctcatacccaactcccttatcatacctcaaactctattgcctttatattcctttccacttcagtttctttttattttcctttctcttatcattatttcatgaactaacacaacataagtattgattccaaacatcccgtcattctggattcgtgtcctcagaacgaatcttgataacttttacaacttagattcataattcatcatacgcATCCACTTTcgttctagctccaaagcttttacactatctccttatctttgggaattactttcccgaaaacaattgactgaacttaaatcagtttattctaacctctggctccgtgcctttcttggtctttcaccagcgggtggtctctctcttaggagggtaagtgacaaaaacagtcttttgtggttcgtcaatcattcagaatctcaaatgattcctctatttcctttagccaggctcttgcctcgactaggtcaacctgttccttggaactctgagagcttagagacttaaaggtcctgaaagaatttctcactgtactgtctcctcagggtggtgattggggataatagtctaagttctttttagacaggtccatgaattgtcgtataggagtaccgtctcgggtctcctttccttactcgactttctgtttccttagtatgaaatgtttcatcctactccccataattggggtcatcttttaatttaaaatcctcattttccactccattatgtcatgggttccttttatcttgatggcgacctccctgactatcacgttcagggtttgctctaaatcttattcctcaaactagctttcatctaagatctcatctttaagctcttgaacatttggaaccc from Apium graveolens cultivar Ventura chromosome 5, ASM990537v1, whole genome shotgun sequence includes the following:
- the LOC141660708 gene encoding uncharacterized protein LOC141660708: MASRKLRYYFQGRTVQVTSQPLKKILTRPEASGRVVAWSIQLGEFDLEYVPRTAIKAQALADFMVECTFSGPKDLSPDEQLIRIPGKWKLFVDGSVAGKKCGAGLILYSPEGFEICQAIRFDFPLTNNEAKYEALLAGMKLARSLEAKHLRAFSDSMLVVKYFTGEYKQRDTRTKAYAAKVREASLSFETFELSQIGRENNSRADALSRLASAETRNLNGSIYLTEAKMPSIEKKECLEIHQGSNWMTPLRNFLEKGILPPDRKVALKIKYRASNYTIINGRMYRRSVSQPLLRYLNNEEHQQALEAVHEGICGEHLAGRSLALKILQQGFFWPTLRADAIDYAKRCVQCQLFATVPKQPPEEMTSVLSPIPFAVWAVDIVGILPTSTKQAK